A window of Panicum virgatum strain AP13 chromosome 8K, P.virgatum_v5, whole genome shotgun sequence contains these coding sequences:
- the LOC120645431 gene encoding uncharacterized protein LOC120645431: MGTQPERGPFEDYIGQQLSRFDNEAGQALRVPIGSPDEATVLRGFLQRFRRGCQKMAFKLNCIAGQGQPAADDGEPSGSRHRGTRSTSTSLGTSSTGGRRSRSGALSIGTPRRRGKERPTQDIVSEESEETSSSDGEDLDYGHDEIGFSQIPDAPEPTQDTPRPKRRTRARARDHTDVGSANVLATKPGHPRRPKKPFTPHPSHD, translated from the exons ATGGGTACGCAGCCCGAGCGAGGACCCTTTGAAGACTACATT GGGCAGCAACTTAGTCGTTTTGATAACGAGGCGGGACAAGCGTTGAGGGTGCCAATAGGATCTCCGGATGAGGCCACCGTGCTGAGGGGATTCTTACAG AGGTTTAGACGGGGTTGCCAAAAAATGGCATTCAAACTGAACTGCATAGCGGGACAAGGACAACCAGCGGCCGATGATGGTGAACCTTCCGGGTCACGCCATCGCGGTACAAGAAGCACGAGTACTTCATTGGGCACCTCATCTACAG GAGGACGTCGCAGCCGATCCGGTGCTCTCAGTATTGGAACCCCTCGTAGGAGGGGCAAGGAGAGACCCACTCAAGACATCGTCAGTGAGGAGTCTGAGGAGACATCAAGCTCAGATGGTGAAGATCTTGACTACGGCCACGATGAGATTGGCTTCTCACAGATTCCGGACGCTCCAGAGCCCACGCAAGATACTCCACGACCAAAGAGGCGGACAAGGGCACGGGCACGGGATCACACTGATGTCGGGAGCGCTAACGTCCTAGCTACTAAGCCGGGCCACCCTCGTCGTCCCAAGAAACCTTTCACCCCACATCCGTCCCATGACTAG